tgtgtcattattatggtattccgctgatatttgttgttgtcctttcctatatcaattactgtattgttagtcatatcgcgtagtctttatgtagatattatactctgttgtttctatacttatactttgttcaggtcatttagtctagtaggtgtcttgactgttcctcgccactactccactgaggttagtctcgatacttgctgggtaccgccgtggtgtactcatactacacttctgcacatttttgtacagattcaggtatttcgaagtcagttgatcattagctagatgTACGGATTATtgatgtggagactcaaggtaaacctgttgctgcattcgcaggcttcggagtcaccttctgatttgtttcatactgttactttatttcaaacagttgtatttagaagaattgtagcaaactctgtcgaggttatgacttgtactaccggttttgggaattataaattttatagagatttctattttaaaagttgttagatgttatttattttaattgttattcaataaatattaggcttaccgaGTTCctaagactatgtgccatcacgatacccaactgaggaaaaattgggtcgtgacactaacgcTTGACTAACCATTCAAAAAGATACTATTTGCCAATTTTCTCCTACAAATTTGGTTATAAATCTCATTAGTTAGTCGGTATCTAAATCTTCATGGTTTTCTTggaaattaaaatattaaaaattaaatataaagAAGAGAAAAGGAAAGTATCTAGAATGTCAATTTGCCATGTTCATTTAAGTTCAAAATATAATAGTACATATTACAAGTTCATTTAAGGTTTTCTAAATTAGGCTTTTGGTGTTCACAGAAtgagatttttaccttcctatatactatttgaaaccttattaccctccttactcaagtttcaatttaattacatggtcatacataatttaccaattatatacaaataagttttaaatgagtattcctttatattatgaattgaataaggaatatcagttattttcTTATCCCTTTATACTTGCCCACTCtccccccccctctctctctctctctctctctctctctctctccgtctctctctctctctctctctctctctctctctctctctctctcgtctctctactctccttctctgttttttttctcaatttttcttcatttgatgttctctgttttttatgctttcttgttgtatagagttttaatggaatttatcatggatttcaatcgttttaacgtagcaatttcctttcatgttgcacaattggcgttcaaattgaaattgtcaatcaataaattttgaaggtgtttgactctccaccattgatagccattaaaaagctttgaaatcaaatttgagttttcaaaaatcattatttgtttggattgagtgttgttgcaaacaattgagaatattgtttgaaatttatatctcaattttgagggtgttttggtaaaaattagacttgattttggataaatttcatattgaaactcgaagaagaagaagaagaagaagaagaagaagaagaagaagaagaagaacaacaacaacaacaacaaatgacatacaatatacttaccaaattgtagtaaagttgtattataactgtatgtaaattgtattctgttgtagttatatatttttttttatttaaatattgtatgaaagttgaaaatagTTGTATagtgtatgaatcgttgtataaaattttatttaagttatcaatactatctttttacataaaattgttgatatgtatcaaaattgtattaagagagtaagttttgattggaattttagagagggagaagcacacaccacatacaaaatatatacaaatcagatacaaattatgcaaagacatattgtataaaatttgtatgaaaattgtatttaagttgtatgatgctgtagttgtatttaactgggtataaatagtgtatgaaagttgtaaataaattataaataaattgtatattatatagttagttgtatgaaatttattttactATCTATAAAGGGCCTGCTATAATACCATAAACTTTCACCTCTGCCATCTTTGTTTCTTAAATTTCTTCTTTTACTTGGCGAAATTAGGACGCTTAAAGAGAGCAATAATTTCATGGTTCAGTTCTTTTAAGTTTGGATTATGACTTCGTTTAGTGGAGAAATTTCAAATTATGGACTTTTCTTAAAGGATGATTTGAGCGCTTACCTCATATTATGTTCACTAATTAAAGGCCGTAATTACCTTTAGGAGAATATGAGTTAACATTTGTTAGTTATTTCATATTTGTATATGAAAATTTATTCTATATTGTTTAAAGTTTTTCTTTCATTGATTCACATAATGAATTTCTTGTTAAGAGTGTAGTACATGGCTGATGACACAAAATTAAGATTTAAGTGTTGGGGAAATACAGTATgaacttccaaaaaaaaaaaaggaaaaggaaaaggaaaaataaaaggatttatTATTCATTTTTGACTTCCCTAGGTAACAACAAAATTCACCATGTTTAGGAACACATTTGTAATGGCTTAAAAATTATGTTTAGAACTCAAAACGTGATTTTTAAGGCGTTTGATGACCTAAATTCCTGATTATTTGGCATCTAGAACAATTAATTTTTCCTAGAATAATGTTTTAAAAACTAAATTTTTAGATACTTTGTAGGAACATACTAAATATTATAAAGTTATACTCACGTTACTATTTTAGCTGCCAAACAGATGATAATTTCATCGTCGTCGAAATCATGTTTATTAAAATTTGTCTACTTTCGGTGAGAAGTTCCACATAGTCTACGTAGATATTCAACAAAAACAGTCTATGTAGATATTCAACGAgaagagagaaaaaaggaaaaaaaagtgtaactaaatcccctaatttaaaATACTAATAAATAATTGTAAAGAAAACACAGTTAGGTCGGGTAATATAAAAATGTAGaacaattttggtaaataagttttgTATAGTAACAAAAAAATCTCTTTCAGAATGTTGTCAGGACATTCTTTCGGAAAAAGAACTGGCCCGAAGGCCCACCTTCAGGCAAAAGGGCGAGAATTACTGGGCTTTCAGCAGCTTCTTCTGGAGTCAAAGACCCAGTATTACAAGTAATATCTGTTTTCGTATAGCCCGGACAAATACAGTTGACACATATAGAAGAATACTTTTGGGGTACAATTCTTGTGTAAGTATTCAAGGCCGCTTTTGAGACTTTATAAGCTGCCATATCTATGGGCCAACCTTTTTCTTCTAATAAACCCTTCTTGAAATCCATAAGAAACTCATTCAATACTTCATCCACTTTTTCTGTTGTAAGGCCTTCTACATCATTTAAAGCTTTTATGGCCCATTCATTTGATACCAGCTGAAAAGATATTTCAACCAACAAaaagaattaacttaaatagccCACCTAACCGCTTAAATTAGAAATAGTTAACGGGGtctataatatatataatttatgtataattgTATATAATATGGATATAACCAATGCATATTGGTTAGGAAAAGTAAATAGTAAATCCGGCAGGCTATTTGTGTGATGATCCCTTTCAGAAACGGgaaggagaaagaagaaaaaaggcaATAAAAATGCAAGAAAAAAATGTGATATTGTGAGCTGCAACTTGTTCCTTTTTTATTGTAAATATTTGATTCTTAGTACTTCtggtgggattatactgggtacgttattattgttgtattttatTCTTAGTACATATCTCAAATTAGGTACTACATTTTGAATTTTGAGGTAAACGTAATAATTTTGGCCCTAATAATTCAAATGTTGTTGGACACTATGAAACCTACACAATATTTTAGACATATATATCTTATATTTATTTGATTGGTGCAGTCGCCGTGGTGCAGATAAACTTTTACCATATTTTACTAAGTTTGTTATTAGCAAATGGACAAGGAGAAAAaagggaatttctatgttttagAGGAAATTGTCCAAAGGTCAAGTTAGGAGTACCTTTAATTTTCCAAGCAGTGAAGAAATATTAACAACCCTTGGTAAAGGAGACAAGAGTAGTAGTGGAATAAAGGCTTCAATCATTCTTTTTGCTCCATAATAATTAGTGGTTACACATTCTTCTGCCCATTCATAAGTCTCAGTGAGTTTCCCATTTGACTTGATTGGAGCTTCATCCTCCTGCATTAATTAGTATATGTGAGAGTTAACCACATCAAAAGATTTAATACAAAATTCAATTTTTTAATTACTATCAATGAGTACATTTTTCACACAATTGTATTGTTTATGGAATTGTCTAATTTCCTAGGGAGAGGATGGTAGCTTAGAGAGATATAATTCGAACCTTAGCTTCCGCTTGGCCATAAAATTAGggagtttttttaaaaaattattttcaaatatctgtttgtttatagatttaagctatttttggcagattttgaaaacaaaatctttaaatttcaaaagtatttatagagtagtttttgaagttttctactcacaaaacttcaaattctTTTCAATTGAAATGCATATCCAAACACAATTTTAACTTTCAAAAACTACTTTACATCTCATCTTCATAAACttattttttcaagtttcaaccaaatttaTGTTCAAACGGTAGCTAGCTTAATATATGAATATGGAATCTAGTGACCTCATAATTCTGATGTTCAAGTGGACTTTTCATATTTTCCTTAATAACTATGTGgaattgttataagaaaaatgaCACTTAACCTAATGTTATTGCACCTACTGGTTAAATAAACTTTGAAATAGGTGGCTATATTAACATGACATAAGCTTCAAAGTAATGGCTACAAGACTCTAATATTCACAAATGAGAAAAGGATAGTATGTCCAAACTCGATAGATCATTTACTCAATAAATTATGCTTCAACCTTATATAAAGTTAGGGTTGATTATGTGAATCTTTAAAACAAATCCAGTAATATCGGGTTGTTATGAAAATGTGACgagaaattaaaggaaaatatatgAAGTAATTAACCTCAGTTGTAATGCCTAAACCTCGAGCAGCATCTCGTTCTATTAGCTCCGGAAGGATTGAAACATCCCCCTCAATCATTAGTCCATTAATTCCTGCATTATTTACCTGTAAATATCCACTTTCACACTTTCTTAATTACCAATTAGGGAAggttttttcaaaaaataaaaagaaaaaaaatgtggAAGGTAAAGTGAACAAGCTATCTTTCTCCTGAATATATCTCgtggaaaaataaaaataaactgaaTATTAATTAAATCGCAACTCGTACAAATAGATTATGATGGTTTAGTTTAGTTCTAAAGTTAATTAATCAACTCATAAGAATAACCCTTCAATTACGTAATGTTGTCTCATATTAGAGTTAAATTAAAGTAAACTTGTCTCGTTTTTCTGTTTTTTGAGAGTTCCAATAAACAAAAATTTCTTAACAAATCAAGTACTTGCAAATATTTTGATATGTTTCATATGCTTATTAAATAGATATTTCCAAATGTTTAACTTTTATTCTATGTATTAATAGTATAATAAATTTTTTGTACTAATAAATACATTAGTATATGTGATTAATCATTTTTAAAGCGCGTGATTAGTAATTCAAAAACTAAACAAATTATTTACAATTGATGTAGATTTTctatcaaacaaaaaaaaatgtaTAGAAGATAGATTTTGGTCCACATATGTGGGGACTTTCTATGTCTCCACTGCTCGTCCACTAAACTCCAACTTGACAAGAAACAAAACGATATGATAAATGCATATTATAGTCTGTTTATTTTCAATGAATGTTGGGTTAAACGATGTTAATTAATCTCATTACAAAAAGATTAGATAACTAATTCAAGGATAAATATATATTATACTCTTTTTATTTTCAATGTATCTTGGATTAAACGATATTAATTAATCTCATTACAAAAGATTAGATAACTAATTAAAGGATAAATATTTGGACAAATTTCACATATTGTCAAACTAGCTTTCGTTTTTTTCCTCTTATTTTGCAGTAAAGTCAAAACTTAATTTTTGTCacttaaaaatgaatatatttttactttttttttttcgcTAAGGAAAAGAAATACTTCATCacttaaagaaaaatcaaatttagTTATTACAAAGTAGGGACAGAGACCCTTCCCAATTATTGAAAGTAGGGGgcaaaaaatccgaaaaactgaaccaaaccgaaaatcgaaccaaatcAACTAAAAAAAtcaatactttttaggtttggtttgttttggttttgaattttaaaaatcaatcaaatttgatttggttttggttttaattaaaaaataaccaaaaaaaatcgaaacaaaccgactataaaagtagctatttaaatttattattacacctatatatatatatatatatatatatatatatatatatatatatatatatatatatatatatatatgtatatttttatataaaggttctaaaattttatggtacatattagtagtttatatttttagtctagttttttgctattataataatctaattcattaactttacattctagtttggtTGGTAGTTTTCtattgctaagtacaagaatttatttcatgttaaaaataatctatttttaattgagtacttaaattattcatcactatttgattcaattatcatcaatatatcttggtaaatgatacaTTGTAGTCtccggaatatgtgtttggtagtgtatgtctcgtatttaagaaaaaacccgataaataaccgaaaaaatcaaaaaatcgaattgataaaaaaccgacttaattagTAATTTAGTTTGATATTTGAAGAACCAACTTAAttggtttgatttctttttagAAAAAATCAGATCCAAACCGAACCAAGAAAACCACTAACCGAAACCATTTAAAATAAAGGGTGGAAGTGTTTTGTGTTGTCCGCTTCTGTATTTGGTGGAGTCAAATTCTGTCCATAAATTTTTACTACGTTGTTCCGAAAATCAAAATGCTCAAAAAA
The DNA window shown above is from Nicotiana tomentosiformis chromosome 8, ASM39032v3, whole genome shotgun sequence and carries:
- the LOC104107188 gene encoding (+)-neomenthol dehydrogenase-like isoform X1, which encodes MAEESINKHQTRKYAVVTGGNKGIGYEICRQLMKKGVMVVLTARDEKRGKEAVEKLMRESSSQELTQNLVVFHQVDVVDPASISSLFDFIKSKYGKLDILVNNAGINGLMIEGDVSILPELIERDAARGLGITTEEDEAPIKSNGKLTETYEWAEECVTTNYYGAKRMIEAFIPLLLLSPLPRVVNISSLLGKLKLVSNEWAIKALNDVEGLTTEKVDEVLNEFLMDFKKGLLEEKGWPIDMAAYKVSKAALNTYTRIVPQKYSSICVNCICPGYTKTDITCNTGSLTPEEAAESPVILALLPEGGPSGQFFFRKNVLTTF
- the LOC104107188 gene encoding (+)-neomenthol dehydrogenase-like isoform X2, with the translated sequence MKKGVMVVLTARDEKRGKEAVEKLMRESSSQELTQNLVVFHQVDVVDPASISSLFDFIKSKYGKLDILVNNAGINGLMIEGDVSILPELIERDAARGLGITTEEDEAPIKSNGKLTETYEWAEECVTTNYYGAKRMIEAFIPLLLLSPLPRVVNISSLLGKLKLVSNEWAIKALNDVEGLTTEKVDEVLNEFLMDFKKGLLEEKGWPIDMAAYKVSKAALNTYTRIVPQKYSSICVNCICPGYTKTDITCNTGSLTPEEAAESPVILALLPEGGPSGQFFFRKNVLTTF